The following proteins are co-located in the Paenibacillus sp. JNUCC32 genome:
- a CDS encoding zinc-dependent alcohol dehydrogenase produces MKAVATIHGNVIVDHIERPAELPAGHVRIRTEYSAVSPGTEMIFIRKASDQKVIMGYSAVGIVEDLGEGVKGLAVGQRVACYGAPYVRHAQWLTVPSNLTAIVPDGVDPQEAAFAGLGAIAIHALRVADLRFGESAVVVGLGILGQIIAQIAHAAACPVAGFDLNPERVQGMRQHIAYAYDNKEQLEEQVGRMTGGHGADSVILCASGPGEELINASMGWIRDKGKIVIVGDLSTTYSRGLMFGKEAQVLISRAGGPGRYDASYELNNTDYPIGFVRWTEGRNIAEYIRLLAEGRISIKPLISHVVPVDEAGKAYERYGPGSTTLGTIFKYDHETVGAKAD; encoded by the coding sequence ATGAAGGCTGTTGCCACGATTCATGGAAACGTGATCGTTGATCATATCGAGAGGCCGGCGGAATTGCCGGCGGGTCATGTGCGGATTCGCACCGAATACTCGGCGGTCAGTCCGGGTACGGAAATGATCTTTATACGAAAGGCTTCGGATCAAAAAGTCATTATGGGTTACAGCGCGGTGGGTATCGTCGAAGACTTGGGTGAAGGCGTGAAGGGGCTTGCCGTGGGTCAACGGGTGGCCTGCTATGGAGCACCTTACGTGCGCCATGCCCAGTGGCTTACCGTGCCTTCGAACCTGACGGCCATCGTCCCGGACGGGGTGGATCCGCAGGAAGCCGCTTTTGCGGGGCTGGGAGCGATTGCGATCCATGCCCTGCGGGTTGCGGATCTGCGCTTCGGCGAATCGGCCGTGGTGGTCGGGCTGGGCATCCTGGGGCAGATCATTGCCCAGATCGCGCATGCGGCGGCTTGCCCCGTTGCGGGATTTGACCTGAACCCGGAGCGGGTGCAGGGGATGAGGCAGCATATTGCCTATGCTTATGATAACAAGGAGCAGCTTGAGGAGCAGGTTGGGCGGATGACGGGCGGACATGGAGCCGACAGCGTCATCCTGTGCGCAAGCGGTCCCGGTGAAGAGCTTATCAACGCGTCAATGGGATGGATTCGGGATAAGGGGAAAATCGTCATCGTCGGCGATTTGTCTACAACCTACTCCAGAGGGCTGATGTTTGGCAAGGAAGCGCAGGTGCTCATATCGCGGGCCGGCGGTCCGGGCCGGTACGACGCAAGCTATGAACTCAACAATACGGATTATCCGATCGGCTTTGTGCGCTGGACGGAAGGCCGCAACATTGCGGAATATATTCGTTTGCTGGCCGAAGGGAGAATCTCGATCAAACCGCTGATCTCCCATGTGGTTCCCGTAGATGAGGCGGGCAAGGCTTATGAGCGGTACGGCCCCGGGTCAACGACGCTCGGAACGATATTTAAATACGATCATGAGACGGTTGGTGCCAAGGCCGACTAG